TTAAAGCTTTTAATGAAGATATAAATAATGAAATAATATCAGGGTTATTTGAATCTCCAAATAATCGTTATCAAAGAGAGAAAGAGTATTTAATTCCACTTCCATCTGATGAAACTTTAGCTCCTTTTATCGCCAAATACAAAGACTATAAAGTTTCAAAAGAATCTTTGATTTTATTCAATGGACAAAAATACTCTGTTCCTACTCTTTTGTAAGTATGTAACTGTAAAAGATACAGATACACATATACAAATATATTATAACTCAGATTTAATAACTTCGCATCAAAAATCCGAAAAAGTATTCAATTACAAACTTGATCATGCAAAAGAAATTTTAAAATCAGATGTGCTAAAAAGTAAAAGTGATAAAGAAATTGAAGCTTTTATTGAAAAAAACTTAAAATCATTAGATATATTTTTAGATCAATAATTATTGGAGGTCATAAAGTGATTAATTACAATAAAGTTTTATCTAATTTAGAAGAGCTAAAATTAGATAAAATTCGAACTTATTTACCAAATTATCTAAATTCAATAAAGGATAAGGATATTTCTATTGTTGATATTCTGTATGAACTTACTGAAAAAGAAGTTGAGTTTAAAAATCAAAGAGCATCTAGAATTCAAGTAGTTGTATCTGCATTTCCTTTTGAAAAGGAAGTAAGAGATTTTGATTTTCTTTATCAACCTTCAGTTAGTAAATCTCAAATATTGGATTTAGAAAGTCTAAGATTTTTAGAAAATAAAGAAAATATTGTTTTTGTAGGAATAAGTGGAGTTGGAAAAACACATTTAGCTGTTGCCTTAGGTATGGCAGTAGCTAAAAAAAGATATTCAGTATATTTTATTCCATGTCATGATTTAATTTTAAATCTAAAAAAAGCTTACAATGAAAATCGTTTAGAAGCTCGATTAAAACATTATGCGAAATATCAATTACTAATTATTGACGAAATAGGATATTTACCGCTGGATAGGACTGGGGCTAANNNNNNNNNNNNNNNNNNNNNNNNNNNNNNNNNNNNNNNNNNNNNNNNNNNNNNNNNNNNNNNNNNNNNNNNNNNNNNNNNNNNNNNNNNNNNNNNNNNNTGAAAATCGTTTAGAAGCTCGATTAAAACATTATGCGAAATATCAATTACTAATTATTGACGAAATAGGATATTTACCGCTGGATAGGACTGGGGCTAACCTTCTGTTTCAATTAATAACAAAAAGATATGAAGTACATTCAACAATTATAACTACAAATCAAGTTTTTAGCAAATGGGGAGATATGTTTTCAGATAATACTTTAGCTGCTGCCATTTTAGATCGTTTACTCCATCATTCTCATATTATAAAAATAACGGGACCTTCGTATAGATTAAAAGGAAAAATTGAAGAATTTGAAGAAAAAATAAGTTCTATTAAATAATAACTTTGACATAATTGACCGTTTTGATATTGACTTTTTTGATTAATTTAATATTGACTTTTACACGAATCCATTAATTTGCCCTAAATGTAACTCTAATCTTGTTCTTTTAGAAATATTCCATATTAAATATGGTGTAATATTTCCTAAAACTGGTTTTTCTTAATACGTTAACTCAAATAACTATTCACCCGCACAACACCTGCGGTATTTTGTGGTATTCACAACTTTGAGCTTTCGCATTATTATACTATTTTTTTTGTCTTATCTCAAATTTTTCAGTATTTTTTTGCCTAAATTTTTTCTATAATTTCCTTATATAATAAAAAATAGCAGCTCAAAAAAACTGAGCTGCTTTTCTTTTCCCTTCATAACGTTATATAATATCATCATGAATAAAAATACTAAACCTTTAAAATATATTTTTGAAAATCATTTCCATCAAACTTGGAATAATATTAAGCATAAATTCCCTAAAAATCTTCACTCTTCTATCTGGAATAACGTTTCCAAATTTTTAGATTGTGGTGATATTTTCCGAGGATACACTGCTTTTAAATGCACTAAGTGCTCGCATATGCACATTGTAGGGTTTTCTTGTAAATCTAGATTTTGCTCTTCCTGTGGAAAAATATATGCTGAAAATTGGGCTCTTAAACTTAAGGATGAACTACTTGATGTTGAACATATTCATGCGACATTTTCTTTGCCTGATGGCTTTTGCAGAAACTTCTTTTTTTACAATCGTCACAAACTTGTTGATTTAGCGAAGGCAGCTTACCAAGCTCTTAAATACTCTTTAAAAAAACTCGGTATTCATTCTTTCGGCGCAATAATTAACATACATACTTTTTCTAGAAATCTTGATTGGAATCCTCATATCCACTGTATCTTTACTTTTGGAGGATACGATAAAAATCAAAAATGGAAAAATATTAAAACTATTCCTTATCAAGTTCTTAGAAAATCTTGGCAAAAATGTATGTTTGTTGTAAAATAAACATGTAACTTTCTGCAAAGAAAAAGTGAATATAAAAAAACCATTGAAAACAGAATCCTAATATAATATCCTTTAATTAAGTAACCAAACTTTTTTAAAGTCTAGGGTATAAAGTCAAGAAAAAATAAAGTTAATATTTTTCCTGTTTTTACCCAGAGTTTGGGTGCACTTTCCCCAGCCTCTTGATTTTCATTAAATCCAGAGGGTATTTAAAAAAAATATACAACAATTTAAAAGTAGTCATAAGGGGAATTTTACTTCTAAACTTAAATTGAAGTGGAAGATTTAAAGACTTTTCCAAAGTCTAAAATCTCATAAATCACCTCCTGTAGCAAGTGTACATTTAGAAGAATCATAAAGAACTTTACTTTGCAGCAGTTTAAATAACGTTCTTAACATTTTTCTAGCAGTTAAAACAAGTGCTCTTTTGTGATGATGCTTTGTTGCTTCTGAATATTTTTTACAATAATAACTTTGAAACTCAGGACAGTGATTTTTTACAGAGTTGGCCGCTTGAATCAAATAATACCTTAAATATGTATTTCCGTATTTATTCAGCGGTGTTTCATCTGATAAATAACTTCCTGATTCGTACTGATTCCAAGTTAGACCTGCAAATTTTGCAACCTTACCATCGTTGGCAAATCTATTTGGATTTCCAACTTCTGTAATAATACATGCAGCATAAATAACACCTATTCCTGGGATTGACGTAAGAGTTTGATCGAATTGCTCTAACTCATATTCAATAGCCTTGTTAATCGATTTTAAGGCATCTTTCAATCCTTTAATAGTTTGTAACGAAATTTTTAATATAGTTGATATTGCATCTGATACACGCTTGTTAACTCGATAGCAATTTCTTGCTAACTTTTTAATTTGCGCTGCATAATCTTCGGGATCTGTAAATCTATCTCGACTTTTATCAATTAAAAAATCAATAAGCTCTTCTTCTGGCATTTGAACAAGGTCTTCTACCTCAAAATCTGTCAGTAAAGAGATTGAAGTAGTACCAAAAGTATTTGAAAAAGGTAACTTTTTGTACTCACTAAACTTTAAATACAATTGAGATAAAAAATAGTTGTATTCTGATTCTAAGCCTTTGATAATATGGAATCTTGTTCTTGTTAATCTTTTTAAAGATTCATATTCATTAAATACTGTAAAAGGTTCTGGAAGGTTTCCAAATCTCAATCTATTGGCAATTACATAGGCATCATATTTGTCTGTTTTACTTGTTTTAGGTTGAATCTTCTTAAACTTATTCACTAAATTTGCATTTAATTGGAATAGCGTTAAGTCATATACTTTAAGACATTCAGCGCTTGCCATAAAATTAAGAATGTGAAAGTGATAGTTTGATGTAGATTCAACAGCAAAAAAGATATTTTCTAATTCGTGTTTTGTCATTGTATTAGCAATGACATCTAGCATTTTTTCTGCTCCTTCAATATTGTTTTCAAAAGGAGTTGAAAATACTTTAGAATCATCTGATAAAATACCACAGACATAGTTTTCAGTAGTGCTTACGTCGCACCCAATATAAAGAGTTTTGTTATTCATCGAAACCTCCAAGGGATATAGTATTGTAAATGTTAGATAAAACCTTCCTAGTTCTAAAGCCAAAGACATCCTCGCTTCTATTAGAAATAAAATTTGTTGAAGCAATTGGATTAACTGCTGCGCTTAACCCATCAACAAAGGATTTTCATTCTAGGGTTAGTCATTCAAGCAAGAGAATAGGAATAACAGACTTAAAAAGCAGTAAAACTGCAAGGAGGATAAGTTATTTACCTAACCTAAATTGATCTAGTTAGATTTTATCTGATTGAAAATACAAATACAATAAAAAATGTTAAAAAAATAAGTAATGCTCTAAGGGCATTATATACGAGGTGGAAAAGATGTTAAGGGAAGTTATCTAGTTCTGACTTTACCATATAGTAATGCTGGGTATATGCAAATTTTTAGAGGAGAAACTACAGAATGCCTTCTTCAAGGTTTAAAAGATATATTTAAACATATAGGCGGTGTTCCTAGAGAGATTTGTTTTGATAATTTAACTGCCGCAGTAGCTTTCAGAAAAAATAAAGACAGAATTTTAAATGAATCTTTTGAGAAATTTTCTGCTCACTATAAATTTAAAGCTAAATTTTGTAATCCTGCCTCTGGAAATGAAAAAGGAAATGTTGAGAATAAAGTTGGATACTTTAGAAGAAATTACTTTGTTCCTATTCCTGAGATACCAAATATTGCAGAATATAATAAACATTTACTTAGAATATGCGATAAAGATAATGAACGGATACATTACCACAAAAATCAAAAGATTTGTGATCTTTTAGAAATGGAAACCAATTATTTGATTGCTCTTAATATCAATGAGTATGAGGTTGCAAAATACGAAAGAAGAAAAGTTAATAAATATGGATTTGTAGATATTGATACAAATAAATATTCTGTTGGAACTAAATTTCAATTACAAGAAGTATGGATTAAAATAACTGCACATAAAATTTTTTTAATGGATAAATTTAAAAGAGAGATAGCTTCTCACAATAGGGTCTATAGTAGAAATAAATATGTAAATACATCTTGGATAGAGCATCTACCTTTAATCATAAAGAAAATTAATTCTTTAGAATATACAGATTTTTTTCAAGAGTTACCTAAAATATGGAAAGAGTATTTGTTGAAACTACAATCGAAAGA
The Candidatus Cetobacterium colombiensis genome window above contains:
- a CDS encoding IS110 family RNA-guided transposase; this encodes MNNKTLYIGCDVSTTENYVCGILSDDSKVFSTPFENNIEGAEKMLDVIANTMTKHELENIFFAVESTSNYHFHILNFMASAECLKVYDLTLFQLNANLVNKFKKIQPKTSKTDKYDAYVIANRLRFGNLPEPFTVFNEYESLKRLTRTRFHIIKGLESEYNYFLSQLYLKFSEYKKLPFSNTFGTTSISLLTDFEVEDLVQMPEEELIDFLIDKSRDRFTDPEDYAAQIKKLARNCYRVNKRVSDAISTILKISLQTIKGLKDALKSINKAIEYELEQFDQTLTSIPGIGVIYAACIITEVGNPNRFANDGKVAKFAGLTWNQYESGSYLSDETPLNKYGNTYLRYYLIQAANSVKNHCPEFQSYYCKKYSEATKHHHKRALVLTARKMLRTLFKLLQSKVLYDSSKCTLATGGDL
- a CDS encoding ATP-binding protein; its protein translation is MINYNKVLSNLEELKLDKIRTYLPNYLNSIKDKDISIVDILYELTEKEVEFKNQRASRIQVVVSAFPFEKEVRDFDFLYQPSVSKSQILDLESLRFLENKENIVFVGISGVGKTHLAVALGMAVAKKRYSVYFIPCHDLILNLKKAYNENRLEARLKHYAKYQLLIIDEIGYLPLDRTGA
- the istA gene encoding IS21 family transposase, which translates into the protein MRGGKDVKGSYLVLTLPYSNAGYMQIFRGETTECLLQGLKDIFKHIGGVPREICFDNLTAAVAFRKNKDRILNESFEKFSAHYKFKAKFCNPASGNEKGNVENKVGYFRRNYFVPIPEIPNIAEYNKHLLRICDKDNERIHYHKNQKICDLLEMETNYLIALNINEYEVAKYERRKVNKYGFVDIDTNKYSVGTKFQLQEVWIKITAHKIFLMDKFKREIASHNRVYSRNKYVNTSWIEHLPLIIKKINSLEYTDFFQELPKIWKEYLLKLQSKDRKKALLVLEKILLNDSLEIATYVLQGLINAELEDPDILLLNYHKYKDNTGPRDEIALSSPLPKIDKYETNLEIYNQLIKKKEE
- a CDS encoding IS91 family transposase produces the protein MNKNTKPLKYIFENHFHQTWNNIKHKFPKNLHSSIWNNVSKFLDCGDIFRGYTAFKCTKCSHMHIVGFSCKSRFCSSCGKIYAENWALKLKDELLDVEHIHATFSLPDGFCRNFFFYNRHKLVDLAKAAYQALKYSLKKLGIHSFGAIINIHTFSRNLDWNPHIHCIFTFGGYDKNQKWKNIKTIPYQVLRKSWQKCMFVVK
- a CDS encoding ATP-binding protein; translated protein: ENRLEARLKHYAKYQLLIIDEIGYLPLDRTGANLLFQLITKRYEVHSTIITTNQVFSKWGDMFSDNTLAAAILDRLLHHSHIIKITGPSYRLKGKIEEFEEKISSIK